The nucleotide window CGACACTAATTGCTACAACCAGAGAAACGAGAAATAACAGCACACCGGCAAATAAAAACCATTTCTTTTTTGAGCTCTTAATACCGTTAACGTTCAGTTCTGACCTATCAACCTTGCTTGTTAGACTGCTCACTTTATCATTCATGCTTGATTACCCTTTGGCCTTCGATACTGGTTTTCTTATCGTTATGGCTTGTTGTTTGGGCGCGTTTGGTGTGCAGTCCTAACACGAGCTCACCAAGTCTTAAACGAAACTCTTTTGAAACACCGTGAACAACCATTGTATTTTTGCTCATGTGGTATTGAATCAACGACTCTGAACCATCAGCGAGCACTTGGTAAATCACAGGAAGTTCAAACGCTTCATTAAACTTTAAACAAGTAAAACGACCGTCATCCCACATATAAGTGGGTGATATTTCCATATCGCCCCACTTTTCGTATTGATAATTTACAGTCCCATCAAAACAAGGAACTGTCGGTTTAACAGGCTCACTCTTTTTCTTTGGAGGGGTTGGGTAACGAAACTTCACCATAAAATGAGGGTAATCATCTACCATTAAATCGAAGGTATATGTTCGCCCCTTATTCGTAGTTAAAATCAAGTTAGTATCAGGGTTGATAACAGTAGGCTTAAAAAAGATGCTGTTATTGATAATGTCAAATCCCCAAGCTGCTGCATCACCTAACATCAAACCGTTTTTCTCATTGATTACTTTCTCACCAGGCTCTAACTGTATCACTGTGATTGTTCCAACTCCGGTTCTAATGTTTGTAACATTGAAAGGGTTGTATAAAACCTCAGTCATACGGTAGTCGTAGGGTTTTGGTGTAGGGAGAATTGCGGCATGAATTGATGTGGTAGCAAGCATCAGGGTAAATAATGCTGCTAGTTTTTTCATTGGCTTACAATGTCCTCTCGATAGGATGTAACAC belongs to Vibrio tubiashii ATCC 19109 and includes:
- a CDS encoding TrbG/VirB9 family P-type conjugative transfer protein, whose product is MKKLAALFTLMLATTSIHAAILPTPKPYDYRMTEVLYNPFNVTNIRTGVGTITVIQLEPGEKVINEKNGLMLGDAAAWGFDIINNSIFFKPTVINPDTNLILTTNKGRTYTFDLMVDDYPHFMVKFRYPTPPKKKSEPVKPTVPCFDGTVNYQYEKWGDMEISPTYMWDDGRFTCLKFNEAFELPVIYQVLADGSESLIQYHMSKNTMVVHGVSKEFRLRLGELVLGLHTKRAQTTSHNDKKTSIEGQRVIKHE